In Reichenbachiella agarivorans, one genomic interval encodes:
- the nirD gene encoding nitrite reductase small subunit NirD encodes MTQEIAEYKTVKAEDVTTWYKAASMEAFPDNGGAAIEYKGLQIAIFNFSRRKEWYASQNLCPHKKQMILSRGMLGSEGEEPKVACPFHKKTFSLKTGNNLNGDECDLATYPVKIQDGYVYVGFSH; translated from the coding sequence ATGACACAAGAAATAGCAGAATACAAAACAGTCAAAGCAGAAGACGTAACTACTTGGTACAAGGCAGCTTCTATGGAAGCATTTCCAGACAATGGCGGTGCTGCCATAGAATACAAAGGGTTACAGATTGCCATTTTCAACTTCTCTAGAAGAAAGGAATGGTACGCCAGTCAAAACCTTTGTCCTCACAAAAAACAAATGATTTTATCCAGAGGTATGCTGGGATCCGAAGGTGAAGAACCCAAGGTTGCTTGCCCATTCCACAAAAAGACATTTTCACTCAAAACAGGCAATAACCTCAATGGAGATGAATGTGACTTGGCTACATATCCTGTGAAAATACAGGACGGGTATGTTTACGTAGGTTTTTCTCACTAA
- a CDS encoding PAS domain-containing sensor histidine kinase encodes MRSTKTLRGLGYSGIASLIAIVATILIGQYYLLSGLSENQSIGQKIVFLSVLLILIIAIVFATMYPQFRKIYLSYTELIRSEDNAKTMASQVSKLYDELGKSYQDLEAVNHIPEEMSILMKADMNGRISHLSEKVKEILFIDKESFHSNFFDWLKEESYREDFIVQLKDMITQQQSWNGEIKVANSEGDFVWLDLVIQPVPTSVLKNEYALLIIGRDISDINEARQRSREINHELVDKRVKEQQYRSVLILEGQEEERKRIAQEIHDGIGQMLTGLKLSLEGIIPSSSPHMRQRLSDSKHLMKSIIKEVRRVSFNLAPSSLVDYGIVPALKKIGQETTALTETIVTFENKTGFINRLDSNIETNLYRIVQEAVNNGIKYAKAKQINITLSHTINQLQIQVKDNGKGFDIKKLEKVGHFGASGHGIFNMKERAAYVNAAFEIETNIGQGTTVTIKLPLT; translated from the coding sequence TTGAGAAGTACAAAAACATTACGAGGACTGGGCTATTCTGGTATAGCTTCACTGATCGCTATAGTTGCTACTATATTGATCGGACAGTATTACCTGCTCTCTGGCCTATCTGAGAACCAATCAATCGGACAAAAAATCGTCTTTCTGTCTGTTCTGTTGATTCTCATCATTGCCATAGTCTTCGCTACGATGTATCCACAGTTCAGAAAGATTTACTTGTCATACACCGAGCTCATTCGATCGGAGGACAATGCCAAAACAATGGCATCTCAGGTATCCAAACTCTATGATGAACTAGGTAAATCTTACCAAGACTTAGAGGCCGTCAATCACATACCAGAGGAAATGAGCATCCTGATGAAAGCGGATATGAATGGGCGTATTTCACATCTGTCAGAAAAAGTCAAGGAAATACTCTTCATAGACAAGGAAAGCTTTCATAGCAATTTTTTTGATTGGCTCAAAGAGGAATCATACCGTGAGGATTTCATTGTGCAACTCAAGGACATGATTACTCAACAACAGTCTTGGAATGGAGAAATCAAAGTAGCCAATTCAGAAGGAGATTTTGTCTGGTTGGACTTGGTTATTCAGCCAGTCCCTACCTCTGTACTAAAAAATGAATATGCACTTTTGATCATCGGACGAGACATCAGCGACATCAATGAAGCACGTCAGCGATCAAGAGAAATCAACCACGAACTGGTTGACAAACGAGTCAAAGAGCAGCAATACCGATCCGTACTGATTCTAGAAGGGCAAGAGGAAGAACGGAAACGTATTGCGCAAGAAATACATGACGGAATCGGTCAAATGCTGACGGGACTAAAACTAAGTCTCGAAGGAATCATCCCTTCGAGTTCACCACATATGAGGCAGCGTCTGAGTGACTCCAAACATTTGATGAAAAGCATCATCAAAGAAGTACGCAGGGTATCATTCAACCTCGCTCCTAGCAGTCTGGTTGATTATGGAATTGTCCCTGCCCTGAAGAAAATCGGCCAAGAGACAACAGCACTGACAGAAACCATAGTCACCTTTGAAAACAAAACGGGTTTCATCAACAGACTAGACAGCAACATAGAAACCAACCTGTACAGAATTGTGCAAGAAGCCGTCAACAATGGTATCAAGTACGCCAAAGCAAAACAAATCAACATCACACTGAGCCACACGATCAACCAGCTACAGATCCAAGTAAAAGACAACGGAAAGGGGTTTGACATCAAAAAACTAGAAAAGGTAGGTCACTTTGGGGCATCAGGTCACGGAATATTCAACATGAAAGAAAGAGCTGCGTATGTCAATGCAGCATTTGAAATAGAGACAAACATCGGACAAGGTACAACAGTGACGATTAAACTACCTTTAACGTAA
- a CDS encoding response regulator transcription factor, producing MSKIKVILADDHIIVRNGIKILLESNGDVEVIAEASNGEEALEKVKLLRPDILISDIRMPIMNGIEATSKIKEFSPNTKALILSMHDDEEYIIKSIESGASGYLLKDTTKEEFSKALHAIMDGQKYFSGDISNILVNSYLNIKDGKPSSTTNSNVGEVEYHITKREKQILQLVYEGNSNKEIADKLGKSVRTIETHRFNIMKKLNVSNITELLRKIDAEPYITQ from the coding sequence ATGAGTAAAATTAAAGTAATATTAGCAGACGACCACATTATCGTAAGAAACGGAATCAAAATCCTGCTCGAAAGTAACGGTGATGTAGAAGTGATAGCAGAAGCTTCCAATGGAGAGGAAGCCTTGGAGAAAGTAAAACTATTACGACCAGACATCCTCATATCTGATATCCGCATGCCTATCATGAACGGCATTGAGGCCACTTCTAAAATCAAAGAATTCTCTCCCAATACTAAAGCATTGATATTATCCATGCACGATGACGAAGAATATATCATCAAATCCATAGAAAGTGGAGCCTCAGGTTACCTACTGAAAGACACCACCAAAGAGGAGTTTTCAAAAGCACTACACGCCATCATGGATGGACAAAAATATTTCAGTGGAGACATCTCCAACATCTTGGTCAACTCCTATCTCAACATCAAAGACGGCAAACCTAGCTCTACTACCAATAGCAATGTCGGGGAAGTAGAATACCACATCACCAAAAGAGAAAAGCAAATCTTGCAACTAGTGTATGAAGGAAATAGCAACAAAGAGATCGCCGACAAATTGGGCAAGAGTGTTCGTACCATCGAAACACATCGCTTCAACATCATGAAAAAACTCAATGTCTCCAACATCACCGAACTACTGAGAAAAATAGATGCTGAACCCTACATCACTCAATAG
- a CDS encoding nitrate reductase: MSSTFSNKNTIKANTTCSYCGVGCGIEVSVDKKGKIELEGIEDHPVSRGMLCSKGRNLNYVVQDQSDRLTYPQMRWSKSHPLQRVDWDTAIDRAAAVFKTFIEKHGPDSVGFYISGQCLTEEYYLVNKLTKGFIGTNNVDTNSRLCMSSAVMGYVKTLGEDSVPIAYEDIEIADTFLIAGANPAWCHPILYRRIEQHKEKNPDTKIIVIDPRVTDSCSHADLHLQLRPGTDITLLQAIGRVLIENGNIDLNFIQNHADGFESYKEEVFQTSIADAAQICAIPETDIRLAAQYIGNAKAFLSMWTMGLNQSTQGVNNNFALINLNLITGQIGKPGAGPFSLTGQPNAMGGREVGGMATLLAAHRNQANPEHRDEVAKFWGVDSMPDKPGLTATQMFDALDSGELKALWIICTNPSVSMPDANLVDRALKKAKFVIVQDISYKSDTVKYADLVLPAAGWLEKEGTMTNSERRISYLPKVVDAPGEALPDNEILMRFARKMGYHGFDFETIQDIYLEHCQLTKGTNIDISGLNYDRLKKEGSVQWPVPSEGHPGTKRLFEDKVFYTPNKKAQILTTGISNQGDMISTDFPLILTTGRIRDQWHTMTRTGKVSKLNKHIAKPYLEIHPADAKKRDIADGSPVIVKNERGEVKVTATLTDKIKQGVVFLPMHWGKILESNFGRANNLTNKAFDPISKQPGFKYSAVEVEKFVKPAQKIVIIGAGAAAYRFLNTYRTLNELDEIHVFSKEEYPFYNRVLLPEYVNQHKRWEDLLKFKYGEFEDLNVHLHKSCSIEKINREAKTVTDQFGKTHPYDILILATGSRAFVPPNIPLDKPGLFTMRDRSSADALIEFTGNKGHVVIVGGGLLGLELASALREIDVRVSIIQLSNRLMERQLDPMASTLLRQLMEDMDVAVYTNDEVQALRTFEKEKRVEADLKSGKTLHCNAVVFAIGTRPNSEMGREIGLECGRGILVNDYLQTSDPSIYAIGEIAEFNRMLNGTTAAAEDMADISARHVAGNLTALYQGTVSMNILKFPDLDLCSIGMPDPPPTMKDYEEILFLDKSQKYYKKCIIHNDKLIGAILMGDKSEFAEFKELIENNVELSDKRKELLRSGDKGEPMIGQLVCSCNNVGTGNLENAITSGCNNLIDICQATGAGLGCGSCKGEIQQMLKAHQNQTKQEVVEA; encoded by the coding sequence ATGAGTTCTACTTTCAGCAACAAAAATACCATCAAAGCAAATACTACCTGTTCATACTGTGGTGTAGGATGTGGTATTGAGGTAAGTGTTGACAAGAAAGGCAAAATAGAACTCGAAGGTATCGAGGATCATCCCGTCAGCAGAGGTATGCTGTGTTCTAAAGGCAGAAACTTGAATTACGTAGTTCAAGATCAATCCGATAGACTCACCTACCCTCAGATGAGATGGTCCAAGAGCCATCCCTTGCAGCGCGTAGATTGGGACACAGCCATCGACCGAGCCGCAGCAGTATTCAAAACTTTCATCGAAAAACATGGGCCTGATTCGGTAGGATTCTACATATCTGGTCAGTGTCTTACAGAAGAATATTACCTTGTCAACAAGCTGACCAAGGGATTTATCGGCACCAACAACGTAGACACCAACTCCAGACTCTGTATGAGTTCTGCAGTCATGGGCTATGTCAAGACTTTGGGCGAAGACTCTGTTCCTATCGCTTATGAGGATATTGAAATTGCAGATACTTTCCTAATAGCTGGTGCCAATCCAGCCTGGTGTCATCCGATCCTCTACCGCAGAATCGAGCAACACAAGGAAAAGAACCCAGATACAAAAATCATTGTCATCGATCCAAGAGTGACTGACTCATGCTCACACGCAGACCTGCACTTGCAATTGAGACCAGGCACAGACATTACTTTGCTCCAAGCAATTGGTCGAGTACTGATTGAAAATGGCAATATTGACTTGAATTTCATCCAAAATCATGCAGATGGTTTTGAATCTTACAAAGAAGAAGTCTTCCAAACCAGCATCGCCGATGCAGCACAGATCTGTGCAATTCCTGAAACAGACATTCGCTTGGCAGCCCAATACATCGGCAATGCCAAGGCATTTTTGTCCATGTGGACGATGGGCTTGAACCAAAGCACACAGGGCGTCAACAACAATTTTGCCCTCATCAACCTGAACCTGATCACGGGACAGATCGGCAAACCTGGAGCAGGACCATTCTCCCTCACAGGTCAGCCCAATGCCATGGGTGGTCGAGAGGTCGGTGGCATGGCTACTCTCCTAGCCGCTCACCGCAACCAAGCCAACCCCGAACACAGAGACGAAGTAGCCAAGTTTTGGGGTGTGGATTCCATGCCTGACAAACCAGGTCTCACAGCTACACAGATGTTTGATGCACTGGATTCTGGAGAACTGAAAGCACTATGGATCATCTGTACCAATCCGTCTGTCAGTATGCCAGACGCCAACTTGGTAGATCGAGCACTAAAGAAAGCCAAATTCGTCATCGTCCAAGACATCTCCTACAAGTCCGACACTGTCAAATATGCCGACTTGGTACTCCCAGCGGCAGGGTGGTTGGAAAAAGAAGGTACGATGACCAACTCGGAGAGAAGAATCTCCTACCTACCCAAAGTTGTAGACGCACCTGGCGAAGCACTGCCAGACAACGAAATTTTGATGCGCTTTGCGCGCAAGATGGGCTACCATGGTTTTGATTTTGAGACCATCCAAGACATCTATTTGGAGCATTGTCAATTGACCAAAGGCACCAATATTGACATCTCGGGTCTCAACTATGATAGACTCAAAAAAGAAGGTAGTGTACAGTGGCCTGTTCCTTCCGAAGGTCACCCTGGCACCAAAAGACTTTTTGAAGACAAAGTCTTCTATACACCCAACAAGAAGGCACAAATCCTGACAACTGGCATCTCCAATCAAGGAGATATGATTTCAACAGACTTTCCATTGATATTGACTACTGGACGAATCAGAGACCAGTGGCACACCATGACCCGAACAGGAAAGGTGAGCAAGCTCAACAAGCATATTGCCAAACCTTATCTAGAGATACACCCAGCTGACGCCAAAAAGAGAGACATAGCAGATGGCTCACCCGTCATAGTCAAAAATGAACGTGGGGAAGTCAAAGTAACTGCTACCCTCACAGACAAAATCAAGCAAGGAGTGGTATTCCTCCCGATGCACTGGGGCAAAATACTGGAAAGCAACTTTGGCAGAGCCAACAACCTGACCAACAAAGCATTTGATCCGATCTCAAAACAACCCGGATTCAAATATTCGGCTGTTGAGGTGGAGAAATTCGTCAAACCCGCGCAGAAAATCGTGATTATAGGTGCAGGAGCAGCAGCATACCGCTTTCTCAACACCTACCGCACACTCAACGAGTTGGACGAAATTCATGTGTTCTCCAAGGAAGAATATCCCTTCTACAACAGGGTACTGCTCCCAGAATACGTCAACCAACATAAACGTTGGGAAGACCTGCTCAAGTTCAAGTACGGTGAGTTCGAGGATCTCAATGTCCATCTGCACAAGTCTTGTAGCATAGAAAAAATCAACCGGGAAGCAAAGACAGTCACAGATCAGTTTGGCAAGACGCACCCTTATGATATACTGATCTTGGCAACAGGCTCTAGGGCTTTCGTACCGCCGAATATTCCGTTGGACAAACCAGGACTGTTCACCATGAGGGATCGATCTAGTGCTGATGCTTTGATCGAGTTCACGGGCAACAAAGGACACGTGGTGATCGTTGGCGGTGGACTGTTGGGATTGGAATTGGCCTCTGCGCTGCGTGAGATTGACGTACGGGTATCTATCATTCAGTTGTCCAACCGACTCATGGAGCGACAGCTAGACCCTATGGCCAGCACCCTACTCCGCCAACTGATGGAGGACATGGATGTTGCTGTCTACACCAACGATGAAGTACAAGCCCTCAGAACCTTCGAAAAAGAAAAAAGAGTCGAGGCAGACCTAAAAAGCGGCAAAACACTCCATTGCAATGCGGTCGTATTTGCCATAGGCACCCGACCCAACTCAGAGATGGGAAGAGAAATCGGATTGGAGTGTGGACGAGGAATCTTGGTCAACGATTACCTACAGACCTCTGACCCTTCTATCTATGCGATCGGTGAGATAGCAGAGTTCAACAGGATGCTGAATGGTACTACTGCGGCTGCCGAGGACATGGCTGACATCTCAGCTAGACACGTAGCGGGCAACTTGACCGCACTGTATCAAGGCACTGTCTCGATGAACATCCTCAAGTTCCCTGATTTGGATCTCTGCTCCATCGGGATGCCAGATCCACCACCGACCATGAAGGATTATGAAGAGATTCTATTCCTAGACAAGTCTCAGAAGTACTACAAGAAATGCATCATCCACAATGATAAGTTGATAGGTGCCATCCTGATGGGAGACAAATCCGAATTTGCGGAATTCAAAGAACTCATCGAAAACAATGTAGAACTGTCCGACAAGCGAAAAGAATTATTAAGATCAGGCGACAAAGGCGAACCGATGATTGGTCAACTAGTCTGCTCTTGTAATAATGTCGGGACGGGCAATCTGGAAAATGCCATTACCAGTGGGTGTAACAACCTGATCGATATATGTCAAGCCACAGGTGCAGGATTGGGCTGTGGCAGTTGCAAAGGTGAGATCCAACAGATGCTCAAAGCGCACCAAAATCAAACAAAACAAGAGGTTGTAGAAGCCTAA
- a CDS encoding rubredoxin: MKKKDLVRVFVKGGILSTGDFLKIIKTANKLGSDYVHFGSRQDILFPVAEKNKKALDETFTQINTDYQINDFTHQNIISSYVALDVMPHRVWLVPHVFHHILDSIKTKSKYRINIVDPLQSMVPLFTGNINFIASKQDNYWYLYLRFKNTNNQPIAYSKIIYGYELHKVISLISEMNVDEDNIQIEDVFKAIDKLDLTKQNPQEELHYPKSNFPYYEGLNREPGGSYWLGLYWRNNKFSIKILIDICQRCIDTNVGRISLTPWKSFIIQGIQEKHLIGWDKLMGKSGMNLRHSSLELNWHLPVLHNECLELKNYLVRALDQQDISTSGLTFTVKPNDDIYLFTSVVIEFDEQTQGERQYNILYSTGFNPNAGEYHTYVANASREILPALLIELSHLYYEQLEEVPVDNSPSRKEEVSQSVKHQCSSCMTVYDEQYGDPAADIAPNTSFEQLPADYICPTCGDDKSHYSLI; encoded by the coding sequence ATGAAGAAAAAGGATTTGGTAAGGGTCTTTGTCAAGGGTGGAATCTTGTCGACAGGTGATTTTCTCAAAATCATCAAAACTGCGAATAAGTTAGGGAGTGACTATGTGCACTTTGGTTCCAGACAAGATATTTTGTTTCCAGTCGCAGAGAAGAACAAAAAGGCACTAGACGAAACCTTCACTCAAATCAATACCGACTACCAAATCAACGACTTTACTCATCAAAACATCATCAGTTCCTACGTCGCTCTGGATGTGATGCCACACAGAGTATGGCTGGTTCCGCACGTTTTCCACCATATACTAGACAGCATCAAAACCAAATCCAAGTACCGTATCAACATCGTAGATCCTTTGCAAAGTATGGTACCGCTGTTTACAGGCAACATCAATTTTATTGCTTCCAAACAAGACAATTACTGGTACTTGTATCTGCGATTCAAAAACACCAACAATCAACCTATAGCCTATTCAAAAATCATCTATGGCTATGAATTGCACAAAGTAATTTCCTTGATCAGTGAGATGAACGTAGATGAAGACAACATTCAAATCGAGGATGTATTCAAAGCCATAGACAAACTAGACCTAACCAAGCAAAACCCACAAGAAGAACTTCACTACCCAAAAAGCAACTTCCCCTACTACGAAGGACTCAACAGAGAACCAGGAGGCAGTTATTGGCTAGGACTCTATTGGAGAAACAACAAGTTCAGTATCAAAATACTCATCGACATCTGTCAGCGCTGCATCGACACCAATGTCGGTAGAATCAGCCTCACTCCATGGAAATCCTTTATCATCCAGGGGATTCAAGAAAAGCACTTGATTGGTTGGGACAAACTGATGGGAAAATCAGGCATGAACCTCAGACACTCCTCCCTAGAACTCAACTGGCATTTGCCCGTCTTGCACAATGAATGCTTGGAACTCAAAAACTATCTGGTACGCGCACTCGATCAGCAAGACATCAGTACCTCTGGCTTGACTTTTACAGTCAAGCCTAACGACGACATCTATTTATTCACTTCTGTGGTAATAGAATTTGACGAGCAAACTCAAGGTGAGAGACAGTACAACATCCTCTACAGCACGGGGTTTAACCCCAATGCTGGCGAATACCATACCTATGTAGCTAATGCATCAAGAGAGATCCTGCCTGCCCTTCTCATCGAACTCAGTCACTTGTACTACGAACAGCTGGAAGAAGTCCCTGTTGACAACTCTCCTTCAAGAAAAGAAGAAGTGTCCCAATCCGTCAAACACCAATGCAGCAGCTGCATGACTGTCTATGACGAACAATATGGTGATCCTGCAGCAGACATTGCTCCCAATACGTCCTTTGAGCAATTGCCCGCTGATTATATCTGCCCCACATGCGGAGACGACAAGAGCCATTATAGTTTGATTTAG
- a CDS encoding catalase, with amino-acid sequence MAKQKKASLEGTSSKKQEQLAKDKQDNINQPLTTNQGLKVNDTNNSLKSGERGATLLEDFLLREKITHFDHERIPERIVHARGSAAHGVFELYDPIPEYTKAGIFNDTQRKTPVFVRFSTVAGSKGSPDLARDVRGFAVKFYTEEGTWDLVGNNMPVFFIQDAMKFPDLIHSVKPEPNNEIPQAASAHDTFYDFVSLTTETLHNHIWAMSDRAIPRSFRMMEGFGIHTFRMINKEGKSHFVKFHWKPKLGIHSVTWDEAVKINGADADFHRRDLWDAIEDGEYPEWELGLQLIPEEDEHKYDFDLLDPTKLIPEEMVPVKIVGKMTLNKNPDNFFAETEQVAFLPGHIVPGLDFTNDPLLQGRLFSYRDTQLSRLGTPNFEQIPINKPVVPTHNNQRDAHMQTRIPEGQTAYFPNTLGGGCPHMSKMSEGGFTHHEERIDAKKIRTRSESFSDHFSQPALFYRSLADWEQAHVADAYTFELGKCKHDAIKSRMLWLINQIDENLAQQVADGLGMTVPSKIDQPINQAIGADADVAKHQPGKKKIYLDKSPALSQAQTKFDSISTRKIAILVADGFSMKDYEKLQKPLKNEGAKPLLIAPHGGTIKCDQDMDHKVDAAIDTTESVLYDAVYIPGGAKSVEKLITTSKFIKFINEAFKHCKTIGADHEGEQLLDQTFVKNHKKDKAILINENAEAFKSALAHHRNWERMEIAKEVPA; translated from the coding sequence ATGGCCAAGCAAAAAAAAGCCTCTTTAGAAGGCACATCCAGCAAAAAACAAGAGCAATTAGCTAAAGACAAGCAAGACAACATCAATCAACCTCTGACTACCAACCAAGGACTCAAAGTCAACGACACCAACAACTCCCTCAAAAGTGGAGAAAGAGGTGCCACTTTGCTAGAAGATTTTTTGTTGCGCGAGAAGATCACTCATTTTGATCATGAGCGCATTCCTGAGCGCATTGTACACGCGAGAGGTAGTGCTGCTCATGGTGTATTTGAACTTTACGACCCGATTCCTGAGTATACCAAAGCGGGTATTTTCAACGACACCCAGCGGAAAACTCCTGTTTTTGTCCGTTTTTCCACTGTGGCAGGTTCTAAAGGATCCCCAGATCTTGCCAGAGACGTGCGTGGGTTTGCCGTCAAATTCTACACAGAGGAAGGCACATGGGATTTGGTTGGTAATAACATGCCCGTATTTTTCATCCAAGACGCGATGAAATTTCCAGATCTCATTCACTCCGTGAAACCAGAACCAAACAATGAAATACCACAAGCTGCATCCGCACATGATACTTTCTATGATTTTGTCTCTCTCACAACAGAGACATTACACAATCATATTTGGGCAATGAGCGATCGTGCCATACCGAGAAGCTTCAGAATGATGGAAGGTTTCGGGATACACACTTTTCGTATGATCAACAAGGAGGGCAAATCTCACTTTGTAAAGTTTCATTGGAAGCCAAAATTGGGTATTCACTCTGTCACGTGGGATGAAGCAGTAAAAATCAATGGTGCTGATGCCGATTTTCATCGAAGAGATCTTTGGGATGCCATCGAGGATGGTGAGTATCCAGAATGGGAATTGGGACTGCAACTCATTCCCGAAGAAGATGAGCACAAATATGATTTTGACCTCTTAGATCCTACCAAATTAATCCCTGAGGAAATGGTTCCTGTCAAAATTGTAGGCAAAATGACCCTAAATAAAAACCCTGACAACTTTTTTGCAGAGACTGAGCAAGTTGCCTTCCTTCCAGGTCATATTGTACCAGGTTTGGATTTCACCAATGACCCTCTCCTACAAGGCAGACTTTTCTCCTATCGAGACACGCAGTTATCCCGATTGGGCACCCCAAATTTCGAACAAATTCCAATCAATAAACCTGTAGTCCCAACTCACAATAACCAGCGCGATGCGCACATGCAGACCCGTATTCCAGAAGGTCAAACGGCCTATTTCCCTAATACATTGGGAGGTGGATGTCCTCATATGAGTAAAATGTCTGAAGGTGGCTTTACGCACCACGAAGAGCGTATAGATGCCAAAAAAATCAGGACACGTAGCGAGAGTTTCAGTGATCATTTTTCTCAACCCGCTTTGTTTTACAGAAGTCTGGCAGATTGGGAACAAGCCCACGTCGCAGACGCTTACACCTTCGAACTAGGCAAGTGTAAACACGACGCTATTAAAAGTAGGATGCTCTGGCTCATCAATCAGATTGATGAAAACTTAGCACAACAAGTAGCTGATGGACTGGGCATGACCGTCCCATCCAAAATCGATCAACCGATCAATCAGGCCATTGGGGCAGATGCGGATGTAGCAAAACATCAACCTGGTAAAAAGAAAATCTATCTTGATAAGTCACCAGCTCTCAGTCAGGCGCAGACAAAATTTGACAGCATCTCCACGAGAAAAATTGCCATTTTAGTTGCTGATGGTTTCAGCATGAAAGACTATGAAAAATTACAAAAACCTTTAAAAAACGAAGGAGCGAAACCTCTCTTAATTGCCCCTCATGGAGGCACCATCAAATGCGACCAAGACATGGATCACAAAGTGGATGCTGCCATTGACACCACAGAGAGTGTCTTGTATGATGCAGTATACATTCCTGGGGGTGCCAAGTCTGTAGAAAAACTTATTACTACATCGAAGTTTATTAAATTCATCAATGAGGCCTTTAAGCATTGTAAGACGATTGGTGCCGATCATGAAGGAGAGCAACTTCTAGATCAGACTTTTGTCAAAAACCATAAAAAGGATAAGGCTATATTGATTAATGAAAATGCTGAGGCTTTCAAAAGCGCTCTCGCCCATCACCGAAATTGGGAGAGAATGGAGATCGCCAAAGAAGTGCCTGCATAA
- a CDS encoding 3-ketoacyl-ACP reductase, whose amino-acid sequence MKNKKAIITGGGRGLGKATAIAFAKEGIDVAITGRNEEVMKETVDELKTLGVKATYAVFDVGNYEEVQKGINTLISALGSVDILVNNAGIAAFGSFNDMEVSQWSQIIQTNLMGMYYVTKEVLPYMINQNEGDIINVSSTAGLNGNASTSAYSASKFAVIGMSESLMKEVRKNNIRVCTLTPSTIASDMSIDLGIADRDSADRVLQPEDFAELIVAGLKLPRRAMLKNAALWSTNP is encoded by the coding sequence ATGAAAAACAAGAAAGCAATTATTACAGGTGGAGGCAGAGGTTTAGGTAAAGCTACAGCGATCGCATTTGCCAAAGAAGGAATAGATGTGGCCATCACTGGTAGAAATGAAGAGGTGATGAAAGAGACCGTTGATGAGTTGAAAACACTTGGCGTCAAAGCTACTTATGCAGTGTTCGATGTGGGCAATTACGAAGAAGTCCAAAAAGGTATCAACACCCTCATCAGCGCACTTGGTTCTGTAGACATCTTGGTTAACAATGCTGGCATTGCAGCATTTGGATCATTCAACGACATGGAGGTCAGTCAATGGAGTCAAATCATCCAAACCAACTTGATGGGTATGTACTATGTCACCAAAGAAGTTCTTCCATACATGATCAATCAGAATGAAGGAGACATCATCAACGTATCCTCTACTGCTGGACTGAATGGAAATGCCAGCACATCTGCCTATTCAGCATCCAAATTCGCTGTGATTGGGATGTCCGAATCGCTAATGAAAGAAGTACGAAAAAACAACATTAGAGTCTGCACCTTGACACCCAGCACTATCGCCTCTGACATGTCTATTGACCTAGGCATAGCGGATAGAGATTCAGCAGACCGGGTTTTACAACCAGAGGACTTCGCAGAACTGATTGTAGCAGGATTGAAACTCCCAAGAAGAGCCATGCTCAAAAATGCCGCCTTGTGGTCTACCAACCCTTGA
- a CDS encoding DUF6265 family protein, with translation MKQILILATSIWMIACTSTNQTNTQQESTDAPKKIESFDWLLGKWERLNEAEGLKTYENWDKISTTEYTGIGFTMQNEDTLKQERMKLIHRSGKWDLTVKVPEETESVTFAMTNYTDSTFVFENQEIDFPNTIKYWKNGNKINALVANTEMKISFEFKKQTAMH, from the coding sequence ATGAAACAAATATTGATTCTAGCTACTAGTATTTGGATGATCGCTTGCACATCCACCAATCAAACCAACACTCAACAAGAATCCACTGATGCCCCTAAAAAAATCGAAAGCTTTGACTGGCTATTGGGCAAATGGGAAAGGCTAAATGAAGCAGAAGGCCTGAAAACCTATGAAAACTGGGACAAAATCAGTACAACCGAATATACTGGTATTGGTTTTACCATGCAGAATGAAGACACTCTCAAGCAGGAGAGAATGAAACTGATTCATAGATCAGGGAAGTGGGATTTGACGGTGAAGGTTCCCGAAGAAACTGAATCCGTCACCTTCGCCATGACTAACTACACTGACAGTACTTTTGTTTTCGAAAATCAAGAAATTGATTTCCCCAACACCATCAAATATTGGAAAAACGGAAACAAAATCAATGCATTGGTCGCTAATACCGAAATGAAAATTTCGTTTGAATTCAAAAAACAAACTGCTATGCACTGA